One Mercurialis annua linkage group LG3, ddMerAnnu1.2, whole genome shotgun sequence DNA window includes the following coding sequences:
- the LOC126675175 gene encoding bifunctional 3-dehydroquinate dehydratase/shikimate dehydrogenase, chloroplastic-like → MDLQIVDGGRRNSTLICAPIMETSVDQMLVQIRKAKELGADIVEIRVDFLDNFNCRQDLEVLIKQSVLPTLVTYRPKWEGGQYDGDESKRQEALHLAMELGSDFIDVELKVAHEFFNSIQGNKPEKTKIIVSSHNYGNTPSVEEIGNLVAMIQATGADIVKIATTALDITDNARMFQVLVHSQVPMIGLVMAERGLMSRILAAKYGAFLTFGSIEAGVVSAPGQPTITDLLDIYNFRQIGADTKVHGMIGNPIGHSKSPRLYNPAFKSVGFDGIYLPLLVDNVANYISTYSSTDFIGYSYTTPHEEAGLKCCDEVDPVAEAVGAINCMVRRPTDGRLLGYNVDYLGAICAIEEALRECNDTPASVSPLAGKLFVVMGAGGTGKALAYGGYKKGARVVVANRSFDKAKEIASKVGGIAMTLAELKDFHPEEGMILANTTSVGMQPRIDDTPLPKEALNHYSLVFDAVYTPKLTRLLREAQECGVITVYGAEMLINRAFVQFEKFTGLPAPKQIMRDVLAKLHKTSD, encoded by the exons ATGGATCTTCAAATTGTAGATGGAGGTCGAAGAAATTCGACGCTAATCTGTGCACCAATAATGGAAACTTCAGTTGATCAAATGTTGGTTCAGATAAGAAAGGCAAAGGAGCTTGGAGCTGACATTGTTGAAATTCGGGTGGATTTCTTAGATAATTTCAATTGTAGACAGGATCTTGAGGTTTTGATTAAGCAAAGTGTTTTACCAACTCTTGTCACTTACAG GCCTAAATGGGAAGGTGGCCAGTATGATGGTGATGAAAGCAAGCGTCAGGAAGCACTTCATCTAGCCATGGAATTGGGATCAGATTTTATTGATGTTGAGCTCAAG GTAGCTCATGAGTTTTTCAATTCCATTCAAGGAAACAAACCTGAAAAGACCAAAATTATTGTTTCTTCTCACAATTATGGAAATACTCCATCCGTAGAGGAAATCGGCAACCTTGTTGCTATGATTCAAGCCACTGGAGCTGACATAGTAAAGATAGCAACTACAGCTTTAGACATCACAGACAATGCACGGATGTTTCAAGTGCTTGTACATTCACAA GTCCCGATGATAGGCCTTGTCATGGCTGAGAGAGGCTTGATGTCAAGGATACTTGCTGCAAAATACGGAGCTTTTCTCACTTTTGGTTCAATTGAGGCAGGTGTAGTATCTGCTCCAGGGCAACCAACTATTACAGATTTAttggatatatataatttcAGACAAATTGGAGCTGATACTAAAGTGCATGGTATGATCGGAAATCCCATTGGTCACAGCAAAAGTCCTCGCCTCTATAATCCGGCATTTAAGTCGGTTGGTTTTGATGGAATTTATCTGCCTCTTTTGGTTGACAACGTTGCAAATTATATCTCCACCTATTCATCTACAGATTTCATTGGATACAG TTATACAACTCCTCACGAGGAAGCCGGACTTAAGTGTTGTGACGAGGTTGATCCAGTTGCCGAG GCAGTTGGAGCTATTAATTGCATGGTTAGGAGGCCAACAGATGGCAGGCTACTAGGATACAATGTTGACTACCTTGGAGCTATATGCGCAATAGAAGAGGCATTACGAG AATGTAACGATACCCCTGCTTCTGTTTCTCCCTTGGCTGGCAAGCTTTTTGTTGTCATGGGAGCTGGTGGAACTGGAAAGGCTCTTGCTTATGGTGGATACAAGAAGGGAGCAAGAGTAGTTGTTGCCAATCGCTCATTTG ACAAAGCCAAAGAAATTGCTAGTAAAGTTGGAGGAATAGCAATGACTCTAGCTGAATTGAAAGATTTCCATCCAGAAGAAGGAATGATCCTTGCTAATACCACATCAGTTGGAATGCAACCAAGAATTGATGATACTCCACTTCCTAAG GAAGCTTTGAATCACTACTCATTGGTCTTTGATGCAGTTTACACCCCAAAGTTGACCAGACTTTTAAGAGAAGCACAAGAATGTGGTGTTATTACTGTTTACGGGGCAGAAATGCTCATCAATCGAGCATTTGTACAGTTCGAAAAATTCACTGGTTTGCCTG CACCAAAACAAATAATGAGGGATGTCTTGGCAAAATTACATAAGACATCAGATTGA
- the LOC126674274 gene encoding FRIGIDA-like protein 5, translated as MEEKTVSSELKLNELSRQNFRQTINQLHDRASSVLLLTLQWKEIEDHFKSIQLGIEQRAKEVNSVHDSVEQKLNEIKIRENELELVKESVSTREKEFELMQKKEIQERKVQVEWIEKSRNELDAVRASIDKKLADVKDEEKKIELRNKTRLIELKTKEKELELEDIKLKKRIKEIGRVRREFTHVKSDSAMEANHVSFRVTMDGKALIIFLNDYCNDRDSIRQELLSSLCLSKNPAKIVLEAVQGFYKGGLGFDEGIARGSCVFLLEILMQIRPEIRHDVRSEAMELSLDWIKRMKKDSEDSVEVLGCLLLLGSYRLASGFDADELFRCLKIVAHHSQALELLRALDLADKVSGFLQNLVKQNKHIEAIRFIYDFELVNEFPLVPLLEDYMNICRNAITNSRMRVKSIQGRIVVTSALIDDMKAALKCMEDCKIESELYTKCLKQQIDCLEKANANRKTSLPSSAADVCDLGPKSTETPSVICPTPPSGNGPAPASVPAPSPSQKLSGNKRPRSAISAKDDQDAFVSSASAVNSTQMPSQQLAESSDKQDIIQGLIKRNQRIEAIKNIYESEMTDKFSPVDLLRDHMTYLKSVEKSFTNQYTSTTKSQIRFVGKEIDRLRAVINCITTYKLESEFSSKDLKERVLKLEKKRRVLTCSKTKRKPVTRSETAEFEEKKENSGCSSIAAPTIVSPILGTASNAASATEQPSPATKQFSSAANAASTTEQPSLAAKQPSSGTKKASPATEKPSPATHQPSSATKQPSAATKKPSPATKKPSPATKQPSPATEQPSLATKKPSPATKQLSPATKQLSPATKQPSSAAISKTKENKVNCEDPKPESKNQKQRRIKSPRTMASLRKPRESANAADYYRHPQYGGQYVYDGVPYLNSTAAYHNLGGYPSANSQLNPHYSLNYYYNLNAQRPSSSSYHTTMHPWGP; from the exons ATGGAGGAAAAAACGGTCTCCTCCGAGTTGAAACTCAACGAGTTAAGCAGACAAAACTTCCGCCAAACAATAAACCAACTCCATGATCGCGCCTCTTCTGTTCTGTTGCTCACTCTTCAATGGAAAGAAATCGAAGATCACTTCAAATCCATTCAACTCGGCATTGAACAACGCGCTAAGGAGGTTAACTCGGTGCATGACTCAGTTGAAcagaaattaaatgaaatcaaaattaGAGAGAACGAGTTAGAGTTAGTTAAAGAATCGGTGAGTACGAGAGAAAAAGAATTTGAGTTAATGCAAAAGAAAGAGATTCAAGAGAGAAAAGTACAGGTTGAATGGATTGAGAAATCACGGAATGAACTTGACGCCGTTAGAGCTTCCATTGACAAGAAATTGGCAGACGTTAAAGATGAAGAGAAGAAAATTGAATTGCGAAATAAAACGAggttaattgaattaaaaacaaaagagaaagaattggaattagaagatATTAAATTGAAGAAAAGAATTAAAGAAATAGGACGAGTTCGTCGCGAGTTTACTCATGTGAAGAGTGACAGTGCAATGGAAGCTAATCATGTTAGCTTCCGTGTGACTATGGATGGAAAGGCATTGATAATCTTCTTGAATGATTACTGTAATGATCGCGATTCGATTAGGCAAGAATTGCTCAGTTCTTTGTGTCTCTCAAAGAATCCTGCAAAGATTGTATTGGAAGCAGTACAAGGGTTTTATAAGGGAGGATTAGGGTTTGATGAGGGAATTGCTAGAGGCTCTTGTGTTTTCTTGTTAGAGATATTGATGCAAATAAGACCTGAAATTCGGCATGATGTGAGAAGTGAAGCAATGGAGCTTTCATTGGATTGGATAAAACGAATGAAAAAGGATTCAGAAGATTCTGTAGAGGTTTTGGGGTGTTTGCTGCTTTTAGGTTCTTATAGACTGGCTTCTGGTTTTGATGCTGATGAACTCTTTAGGTGTTTGAAGATTGTTGCGCATCATAGCCAGGCGTTGGAATTGTTGCGCGCCTTGGATTTGGCTGATAAAGTATCTG GGTTTCTTCAAAATCTTGTAAAACAGAACAAGCACATTGAAGCCATTAGATTCATATATGACTTTGAGCTAGTTAATGAGTTCCCACTTGTACCTTTATTGGAAGATTACATGAATATTTGCAGGAATGCTATTACTAACAGCAGAATGAGAGTCAAGTCAATTCAAGGACGG ATTGTGGTCACGAGCGCATTAATAGATGATATGAAAGCTGCACTTAAATGTATGGAAGATTGCAAAATTGAATCTGAACTGTACACCAAGTGCCTTAAGCAGCAGATAGACTGTCTCGAGAAGGCAAATGCAAATAGGAAGACGAGCTTACCATCATCCGCTGCTGATGTCTGTGATCTTGGGCCTAAATCTACTGAAACCCCTTCTGTCATCTGTCCAACGCCACCCTCAGGCAATGGCCCGGCTCCTGCCTCTGTCCCTGCACCATCCCCGTCTCAAAAGCTGAGTGGCAATAAGCGCCCCAGGTCTGCTATCTCAGCAAAAGATGATCAAGATGCCTTTGTTAGCTCTGCTTCTGCTGTTAACTCAACACAAATGCCATCGCAGCAGCTAGCAGAATCGTCAGACAAGCAAG ATATCATCCAAGGGCTTAttaaaagaaatcaaagaaTTGAGGCGATCAAGAACATTTATGAATCAGAGATGACCGATAAGTTTTCTCCAGTAGATCTTCTACGCGATCACATGACGTATTTGAAAAGTGTTGAGAAATCATTTACCAATCAATATACCTCCACCACAAAATCACAG ATTCGATTCGTTGGCAAAGAGATAGATAGACTGAGAGCAGTAATCAACTGCATTACAACTTACAAGCTCGAATCTGAATTCTCGTCGAAAGACCTCAAAGAACGTGTTTTAAAGTTGGAAAAGAAAAGGCGAGTGCTTACATGTTCAAAAACCAAAAGAAAACCTGTTACAAGATCAGAAACCGCAGAGTTTGAGGAGAAGAAGGAGAACTCAGGTTGCAGCTCCATTGCAGCTCCAACAATCGTCTCTCCGATCTTGGGGACCGCCTCCAATGCAGCTTCAGCCACCGAACAGCCTTCTCCAGCCACCAAACAGTTTTCTTCAGCCGCCAATGCAGCTTCAACCACCGAACAGCCTTCTCTAGCCGCCAAACAGCCTTCTTCAGGCACCAAAAAGGCTTCTCCAGCCACCGAAAAGCCTTCTCCAGCCACCCATCAGCCTTCTTCAGCCACCAAACAGCCTTCTGCAGCCACCAAAAAGCCTTCTCCGGCCACCAAAAAGCCTTCTCCGGCCACCAAACAGCCTTCTCCGGCCACTGAACAGCCTTCTTTAGCTACAAAAAAGCCTTCTCCGGCCACCAAACAGCTTTCTCCGGCCACCAAACAGCTTTCTCCGGCCACCAAACAGCCTTCTTCAGCTGCCATTTCTAAGACTAAAGAAAATAAGGTAAATTGTGAAGATCCAAAACCAGAGTCTAAAAACCAAAAGCAACGACGTATCAAGTCACCACGGACGATGGCATCATTAAGGAAGCCTCGAGAGTCTGCCAATGCTGCTGATTATTATCGTCATCCTCAGTACGGAGGTCAATATGTGTATGATGGTGTACCGTACTTAAACTCAACGGCTGCATATCATAATTTGGGTGGCTATCCTTCTGCAAACTCACAGCTCAACCCGCACTACAGTCTAAATTATTATTACAATTTGAATGCGCAGAGACCTTCAAGTTCTAGTTATCATACCACAATGCACCCCTGGGGGCCGTAA